A region of Subtercola boreus DNA encodes the following proteins:
- the tsaD gene encoding tRNA (adenosine(37)-N6)-threonylcarbamoyltransferase complex transferase subunit TsaD gives MTSDNREPLVLGIETSCDETGIGIVRGTTLLANAIASSMDEHARYGGVVPEIAARAHLEALTPTIHAALAEAQLSLDDLDAIAVTCGPGLSGALMVGVAAAKALALSTGKPLYAVNHLVGHVGVDLITPDSEPLEYPTIALLVSGGHTSLLLVRDLVSDVELLGETIDDAAGEAFDKVARVLGLPYPGGPHIDRVAVGGNPKAIRFPRGLTLPKDREKHRYDFSFSGLKTAVARWVEARVDRGEEVPVADVAASFREAVADVLLTKALAACADLGVPRLLLGGGVVANARVRELAAERCAAAGVALRIPPLTLCTDNGAMIAALGAQLILRGHAPSGLDFGADSTLPVTDIQVV, from the coding sequence GTGACATCCGACAACCGCGAGCCGCTCGTGCTCGGCATCGAGACCTCCTGCGACGAGACCGGGATCGGGATCGTGCGAGGCACGACCCTGCTGGCCAACGCGATCGCCTCGTCGATGGACGAGCACGCCCGGTACGGGGGAGTGGTACCGGAGATCGCCGCACGGGCTCATCTCGAGGCGCTCACCCCGACCATCCACGCCGCGCTCGCCGAAGCGCAGTTGAGCCTCGACGACCTCGATGCGATCGCCGTCACCTGCGGGCCGGGGCTCTCGGGCGCGCTGATGGTCGGTGTGGCGGCGGCGAAGGCGCTCGCGCTGTCGACCGGCAAGCCGCTCTACGCCGTGAACCACCTCGTCGGGCATGTCGGGGTGGACCTCATCACCCCGGATTCCGAACCGCTGGAGTACCCGACGATCGCGCTGCTGGTGTCGGGCGGTCACACCTCGCTGCTGCTCGTGCGCGATCTGGTCTCCGACGTCGAACTTCTCGGCGAGACCATCGACGACGCGGCAGGCGAGGCCTTCGACAAGGTGGCGCGGGTGCTGGGTCTGCCCTACCCCGGCGGGCCGCACATCGACAGGGTCGCTGTCGGGGGGAACCCGAAGGCGATCCGGTTCCCGCGCGGTCTCACCCTGCCGAAGGACCGGGAGAAGCATCGCTACGACTTCTCGTTCTCGGGGCTGAAGACCGCGGTCGCGCGCTGGGTCGAGGCGCGCGTCGATCGCGGTGAGGAGGTGCCGGTGGCGGATGTCGCGGCGAGCTTCCGCGAGGCCGTCGCCGATGTGCTGCTGACCAAGGCGCTTGCGGCGTGCGCCGACCTGGGGGTGCCGCGCCTGCTGCTCGGCGGCGGCGTGGTGGCGAACGCGAGGGTGCGGGAGCTCGCGGCCGAGCGGTGCGCGGCGGCCGGTGTGGCGCTGCGGATCCCGCCGCTCACACTCTGCACCGACAACGGCGCGATGATCGCGGCACTCGGTGCGCAGTTGATCCTCCGCGGGCACGCGCCCTCGGGGCTCGACTTCGGGGCGGATTCGACCCTGCCGGTGACCGACATCCAGGTGGTCTGA
- a CDS encoding branched-chain amino acid ABC transporter permease yields MIMMAITAVLLLVGLGATPALAATTPTPTPAAACAANATTGCLQGTIKLPSGDPAVGIKLEIKGGDLDTVATTGSDGKWSQAITVAGPYTINLDTSSIPDGAVLDSAAKNPATVNGALNKNVGFVFKIVGGTTADDGTTTQTPTTDAGTGVSFERFLQQLVSGIRLGLLLALAAVGLSLIFGTTGLSNFAHGEQVTLGGLLAYLFANVLGLNLILAAVISVVICAATGYFQDAAIWKPLRRRGLGTTQLMIVTIGLSIALQYAFQYFLGASTVRIDMANPVTVQLGPVALSQQSLVSMGIAIVVIALVGFVLVKTRIGRATRAVSDNPSLAAASGIDVDRIIRLVWTSATALAGLSGVLLGLVLNGVNWQTGLQLLLLMFAAITLGGLGTAFGALAGAMIIGLVVELTNLVLPGDFKYATALVILILVLLVRPQGIFGRRERIG; encoded by the coding sequence ATGATCATGATGGCGATCACCGCTGTGCTGCTGCTCGTGGGCCTCGGCGCCACTCCCGCTCTCGCCGCTACGACCCCGACTCCCACTCCGGCCGCGGCCTGTGCCGCGAACGCGACCACCGGCTGCCTGCAGGGAACCATCAAACTGCCGAGCGGAGATCCTGCCGTCGGCATCAAGCTGGAGATCAAGGGCGGCGACCTCGACACCGTCGCCACCACCGGTTCGGACGGCAAGTGGAGCCAGGCGATCACTGTCGCCGGGCCCTACACGATCAACCTCGACACGTCGTCGATCCCGGATGGCGCGGTGCTCGACTCGGCCGCCAAGAACCCGGCCACCGTCAACGGCGCACTGAACAAGAACGTCGGCTTCGTCTTCAAGATCGTCGGGGGCACCACGGCCGACGACGGAACGACCACGCAGACGCCCACCACGGATGCCGGCACGGGGGTCTCGTTCGAGCGCTTCCTGCAGCAGCTCGTCTCGGGCATCCGGCTCGGCCTGCTGCTGGCCCTCGCGGCCGTCGGACTCTCGCTCATCTTCGGTACCACCGGGCTCTCCAACTTCGCGCACGGTGAGCAGGTCACCCTCGGCGGTCTGCTCGCCTATCTCTTCGCGAACGTGCTCGGGCTGAACCTGATCCTCGCCGCGGTCATCTCGGTCGTCATCTGTGCGGCGACGGGGTACTTCCAGGACGCGGCGATCTGGAAACCGCTGCGGAGGCGGGGGCTCGGCACGACCCAGTTGATGATCGTGACCATCGGGCTCTCGATCGCACTGCAGTACGCGTTCCAGTACTTCCTGGGGGCATCCACCGTCCGAATCGACATGGCCAACCCCGTGACGGTCCAGCTCGGCCCTGTCGCCCTTTCCCAGCAGTCGCTCGTCTCGATGGGCATCGCCATCGTCGTGATCGCACTGGTCGGCTTCGTGCTGGTCAAGACCCGCATCGGCCGGGCAACACGCGCCGTCTCCGACAACCCTTCGCTCGCGGCGGCATCGGGCATCGACGTCGACCGCATCATCCGTCTCGTCTGGACGAGCGCTACGGCCCTCGCCGGCCTCTCCGGTGTGCTGCTCGGCCTGGTGCTGAACGGCGTCAACTGGCAGACCGGTCTGCAGCTGCTGCTGCTCATGTTCGCCGCGATCACCCTCGGTGGCCTCGGCACAGCATTCGGCGCTCTCGCCGGCGCCATGATCATCGGTCTCGTCGTGGAGCTCACGAACCTCGTTCTGCCGGGCGACTTCAAGTACGCCACGGCACTCGTCATCCTGATCCTCGTGCTGCTGGTCAGACCACAGGGAATCTTCGGGCGCCGAGAGCGCATCGGTTAG
- the rimI gene encoding ribosomal protein S18-alanine N-acetyltransferase encodes MNGGFVLRVATPDDVDAIMRLETVTFENDAWSRAMMLGDLSQGYCHYLVAFRPGDDDAAELSGYAGLMSARGASDADIQTIAVAPDARRQGLGRLMMEALIAEAVSRGARRLFLEVRADNPGAQTLYDDLGFAPIGVRRGYYQPDDVDAVVMRLDLPAGGAA; translated from the coding sequence GTGAACGGCGGCTTCGTGCTGCGGGTCGCCACCCCCGACGACGTCGACGCGATCATGCGGCTCGAGACGGTCACCTTCGAGAACGACGCGTGGTCGCGCGCGATGATGCTCGGCGACCTCAGCCAGGGCTACTGCCACTACCTCGTCGCGTTCCGGCCCGGCGACGACGATGCCGCGGAACTCAGCGGCTACGCGGGGCTGATGAGTGCACGCGGTGCGTCGGACGCCGACATCCAGACCATCGCTGTGGCACCGGATGCCCGGCGGCAGGGTCTCGGCCGGCTGATGATGGAGGCTCTGATCGCCGAGGCGGTCTCCCGGGGCGCGCGGCGCCTGTTCCTGGAGGTGCGCGCCGACAATCCGGGTGCGCAGACCCTGTACGACGATCTCGGGTTCGCGCCCATCGGAGTGCGACGCGGGTACTACCAGCCCGACGACGTCGACGCGGTGGTCATGCGGCTCGACCTGCCGGCCGGAGGTGCCGCGTGA
- a CDS encoding ABC transporter ATP-binding protein codes for MSSDVPTTTSTITAAGAAAKASVVDVPHEPGVAKPDAILTVDHVTRRFGGMTAVDVQHLEVQRGIITALIGPNGAGKTTFFNLITGFDKPSSAPKLIGGPKAGEAAKSSFNGNEVGNIGATKVAKQGMVRTFQLTKALSKLTVLENMRLGAKDQPGENLFVSMIKPLWAKREAEITVKAEELLARFKLLEKKDDMAGSLSGGQKKLLEMARALMSDPVMIMLDEPMAGVNPALTQSLLGHIQALRDDGMTVLFVEHDMHMVRHISDWVIVMAEGRVVAEGPAATVMDDPAVIDAYLGAHHNTDLGDDSLLTDEVAEELAAEVTAEENAEGKA; via the coding sequence ATGTCAAGTGACGTCCCCACCACCACATCCACCATCACGGCGGCGGGCGCGGCAGCGAAGGCGAGTGTCGTCGACGTGCCCCACGAGCCCGGGGTGGCAAAGCCCGACGCGATCCTGACGGTCGATCACGTCACGCGCCGCTTCGGCGGCATGACCGCAGTGGACGTTCAGCACCTCGAGGTCCAGCGCGGCATCATCACCGCCCTGATTGGTCCGAACGGTGCAGGCAAGACCACGTTCTTCAACCTGATCACCGGATTCGACAAGCCCAGTTCCGCACCGAAGCTCATCGGTGGCCCCAAAGCCGGCGAAGCGGCGAAGTCGTCGTTCAACGGCAACGAGGTCGGCAACATCGGCGCGACCAAGGTGGCCAAGCAGGGCATGGTGCGCACCTTCCAGCTCACCAAGGCACTCTCGAAGCTCACCGTGCTCGAGAACATGCGCCTGGGGGCGAAGGATCAGCCGGGCGAGAACCTCTTCGTCTCGATGATCAAACCCCTCTGGGCCAAGCGCGAAGCTGAGATCACGGTCAAGGCTGAAGAACTCCTCGCACGCTTCAAGCTGCTCGAGAAGAAGGACGACATGGCCGGCAGCCTGTCGGGCGGCCAGAAGAAGCTGCTCGAGATGGCCCGCGCCCTGATGAGCGACCCCGTCATGATCATGCTCGACGAGCCGATGGCCGGGGTCAACCCCGCACTCACCCAGTCGCTGCTCGGCCACATCCAGGCCCTCAGGGACGATGGGATGACCGTGCTCTTCGTCGAGCACGACATGCACATGGTGCGACACATCTCCGACTGGGTCATCGTCATGGCCGAGGGCCGCGTCGTCGCAGAAGGACCTGCAGCCACCGTGATGGACGACCCCGCGGTCATCGACGCCTACCTCGGCGCGCACCACAACACAGACCTCGGCGACGACTCGCTCCTGACCGACGAGGTGGCCGAAGAACTGGCGGCCGAAGTCACTGCCGAAGAGAACGCGGAGGGCAAAGCCTGA
- a CDS encoding ABC transporter substrate-binding protein produces the protein MIKSKYALRTSILAGAGIIAVMLSGCASGGSTTTSTSSASSTASATSADCASDATTADNLVVGTILPVTGSLAYLNPPEQAGVGLAVSDINAAGGVDGKQACVLAADSGDSTDLSVSTASAQKLIAAKVSVAIGAASSSVSLNVVDSFASANITEISPANTSAKLSGYGPFYYRTAPPDSVQGSALGSLITGDGNSKIAFLVFNDSYGTGLRDFTQASIEASGGSVVYGAKGAGQEFPPGQTTFSAEVTAALAAKPDAIVILAFDETKSIIPELVAQGWTMPKTYLSDGNTADYSKDFQAGTLEGAQGTIPGANANDEFKASLVSWYKGAENADLKDFSYAPEAYDATTLTALAALKAKSNVSADLNKELAAVSGANGGTKCASYKECAPLVSAGTDIQYTGQSGIGPFNEKNEPSSAFIGIYKYNADNTYTFQSAIEGQTSY, from the coding sequence ATGATCAAATCCAAGTATGCCCTCCGGACGTCCATTCTGGCTGGAGCTGGCATCATCGCCGTCATGCTCTCCGGCTGTGCCTCCGGTGGCAGCACTACTACTTCGACCTCCTCCGCTTCCTCGACCGCTTCGGCGACGTCGGCGGACTGCGCGAGCGACGCGACAACCGCCGACAACCTCGTCGTCGGTACGATCCTCCCCGTCACGGGCAGCCTCGCGTACCTCAACCCGCCGGAGCAGGCGGGCGTCGGCCTGGCCGTCTCCGACATCAACGCTGCTGGCGGAGTCGACGGCAAGCAGGCGTGCGTGCTCGCCGCCGACTCGGGTGACTCGACCGACCTCAGCGTCTCGACCGCCAGTGCCCAGAAGCTGATCGCCGCGAAGGTCTCGGTCGCCATCGGCGCCGCCTCCTCGAGCGTCTCGCTGAACGTCGTCGACTCGTTCGCCTCGGCGAACATCACCGAGATCTCCCCGGCGAACACGTCGGCGAAGCTCAGCGGCTACGGTCCGTTCTACTACCGCACCGCTCCGCCGGACTCGGTACAGGGCTCGGCTCTCGGTTCGCTCATCACGGGTGACGGCAACTCGAAGATCGCCTTCCTCGTCTTCAACGACTCCTACGGAACCGGTCTCCGCGACTTCACCCAGGCCTCCATCGAGGCCTCCGGTGGATCCGTCGTCTATGGTGCCAAGGGTGCCGGCCAGGAGTTCCCTCCCGGCCAGACCACGTTCTCGGCTGAGGTGACCGCGGCTCTCGCCGCCAAGCCCGACGCGATCGTCATCCTCGCCTTCGACGAGACCAAGTCGATCATCCCCGAGCTCGTCGCCCAGGGCTGGACGATGCCGAAGACCTATCTGTCAGACGGAAACACCGCCGACTACAGCAAGGACTTCCAGGCCGGAACCCTCGAGGGTGCCCAGGGCACGATCCCGGGCGCCAACGCCAACGACGAGTTCAAGGCGTCGCTGGTCAGCTGGTACAAGGGTGCAGAGAATGCAGACCTCAAGGACTTCTCCTACGCTCCTGAGGCCTACGACGCGACCACCCTCACCGCTCTCGCAGCGCTGAAGGCCAAGTCGAACGTCTCCGCCGACCTGAACAAGGAACTGGCAGCGGTCTCCGGTGCGAACGGTGGCACCAAGTGCGCCTCGTACAAGGAGTGCGCGCCGCTGGTCTCCGCCGGAACCGACATCCAGTACACCGGACAGTCGGGCATCGGCCCGTTCAACGAGAAGAACGAGCCCTCCAGCGCGTTCATCGGCATCTACAAGTACAACGCTGACAACACCTACACGTTCCAGTCGGCCATCGAGGGACAGACCTCCTACTAA
- a CDS encoding ABC transporter ATP-binding protein, producing MAETTETRVPVMQATNLVAGYLPGINILNGCNLDVYPGELIGIIGPNGAGKSTLLKALFGLVNVRSGSVTLKGEDITGLKANKLVQAGVGFVPQTNNVFPSLTIEENLQMGLFLRPKMLKERLEAIFDLFPVLADRRQQRAGSLSGGERQSVAMARALMMDPSVLLLDEPSAGLSPVRQDETFIRTRRINKTGVSIIMVEQNARRCLQICDRGYVLDQGRNAYTGTGRELADDPKVIELYLGTLAKDVEGEHSEAL from the coding sequence ATGGCCGAAACGACCGAAACCCGAGTGCCGGTGATGCAGGCGACGAACCTCGTCGCCGGCTACCTGCCCGGGATCAATATCCTGAACGGCTGCAACCTCGACGTGTACCCCGGCGAGCTGATCGGCATCATCGGCCCGAACGGTGCCGGCAAGTCCACGCTGCTGAAGGCCCTCTTCGGGCTCGTCAACGTGCGCTCCGGCTCCGTCACGCTCAAGGGCGAGGACATCACCGGGCTGAAGGCCAACAAGCTCGTACAGGCCGGTGTCGGCTTCGTCCCGCAGACCAACAACGTCTTCCCCTCGCTCACCATCGAGGAGAACCTGCAGATGGGCCTGTTCCTTCGCCCGAAGATGCTCAAGGAGCGCCTCGAGGCGATCTTCGACCTCTTCCCGGTGCTCGCCGACCGTCGCCAGCAGCGCGCCGGTTCGCTCTCCGGCGGTGAGCGCCAGTCCGTCGCCATGGCCCGCGCCCTGATGATGGACCCGTCGGTGCTCCTGCTCGACGAGCCCTCCGCGGGCCTCTCCCCCGTGCGCCAGGACGAGACGTTCATCCGCACCCGCCGCATCAACAAGACGGGCGTGTCGATCATCATGGTCGAGCAGAACGCACGCCGCTGCCTGCAGATCTGCGACCGCGGCTACGTGCTCGACCAGGGCCGCAACGCCTACACCGGCACCGGCCGCGAGCTGGCCGACGACCCCAAGGTCATCGAGCTCTACCTCGGCACCCTCGCCAAAGACGTCGAAGGTGAGCACAGCGAGGCGCTCTGA
- a CDS encoding branched-chain amino acid ABC transporter permease — protein MDQFLTTLVAILNSAISPQTAALAIAAIGLNIHFGYTGLLNFGQAGFMLIGAYAFAISIIGGLPIILAFLIALVAAVIFALILGIPTLKLRGDYLAIVTLSAAEIVRMVGRSSLLTNITGGSNGITGNEYRGPFTDLSFFGDGRVDFGPWNYDATGSNGWWFIATAWFVVALLCLFVWAIMRSPWGRVLRGIREDEDAVRALGKNVYSYKMQALILGGVIGAIAGIVYILPASLQADSMGRSMTYFIFTALLLGGAATVFGPVLGAIVFFALRLLVQGLAGQFVPGTIMNGQQTEQFAWIVIGITLMLVVIFRPQGILGNKKELSFDVK, from the coding sequence ATGGATCAATTCCTCACCACTCTGGTCGCCATCCTCAACTCGGCGATCTCGCCCCAGACCGCGGCACTCGCGATCGCAGCCATCGGCCTGAACATCCACTTCGGCTACACGGGACTGCTGAACTTCGGCCAGGCCGGGTTCATGCTGATCGGGGCATACGCCTTCGCGATCTCGATCATCGGTGGCCTGCCGATCATCCTCGCCTTCCTCATCGCCCTCGTCGCTGCCGTGATCTTCGCGCTGATCCTCGGCATCCCCACCCTGAAGCTCCGCGGGGACTACCTGGCGATCGTCACGCTGAGCGCAGCGGAGATCGTGCGGATGGTCGGGCGGTCCTCCCTTCTCACGAACATCACCGGCGGCTCGAACGGAATCACCGGCAACGAATACCGGGGCCCCTTCACCGATCTGTCGTTCTTCGGTGACGGCCGCGTCGACTTCGGCCCGTGGAACTACGACGCGACCGGCTCGAACGGCTGGTGGTTCATCGCCACGGCCTGGTTCGTCGTCGCACTGCTGTGCCTCTTCGTCTGGGCGATCATGCGGAGCCCCTGGGGCCGCGTGCTCCGCGGCATCCGCGAAGACGAGGACGCCGTGCGCGCGCTCGGCAAGAACGTCTACAGCTACAAGATGCAGGCCCTCATCCTCGGCGGGGTCATCGGCGCCATCGCCGGAATCGTCTACATCCTGCCGGCGTCGCTCCAGGCTGACAGCATGGGCCGATCGATGACGTACTTCATCTTCACCGCCCTGCTGCTCGGCGGCGCAGCGACCGTGTTCGGCCCGGTGCTCGGCGCAATCGTGTTCTTCGCGCTGCGCCTGCTGGTGCAGGGGCTGGCGGGACAGTTCGTGCCCGGCACCATCATGAACGGCCAGCAGACGGAACAGTTCGCCTGGATCGTCATCGGCATCACGCTGATGCTCGTCGTGATCTTCAGACCGCAAGGTATTCTCGGCAACAAGAAGGAGCTGAGCTTCGATGTCAAGTGA
- the groES gene encoding co-chaperone GroES → MSVSIKPLEDRIVIKQVEAETTTASGLVIPDTAKEKPQEGVVEAVGPGRIDDNGNRVPLDVSVGDKVLYSKYGGTEVKYNGEEYLVLSARDVLAVIVR, encoded by the coding sequence GTGTCGGTCTCCATCAAGCCGCTCGAGGATCGCATCGTCATCAAGCAGGTCGAAGCAGAAACGACCACGGCGTCGGGTCTCGTCATTCCTGACACGGCCAAAGAGAAGCCCCAGGAGGGTGTCGTCGAGGCTGTCGGCCCCGGCCGCATCGACGACAACGGCAACCGCGTGCCCCTCGACGTGAGCGTCGGCGACAAGGTCCTGTACTCCAAGTACGGCGGAACCGAGGTCAAGTACAACGGTGAAGAGTACCTGGTGCTCTCAGCTCGCGACGTTCTGGCTGTTATCGTTCGATAG
- the rarD gene encoding EamA family transporter RarD: MSSSEKPGPTRSGLFYALGAYLLWGLLPVYFVLLAPTGPFEIVAWRVLFSLVFCLLIIVALRRWRQFAAVFRQPRLVLIMGAAGVLIYINWQTFVIAATSGQIVESSLGYFINPIVTILLGVFFLRERLRPLQWVSLGISGVAVVVLTVGYGAVPWISLIIAFSFGLYGLVKKQVGPRIDAVNGLTLESMWLAPLMVIQLVFVGATTGVTFGQGSGWHTVGLVAAGAVTAVPLLLFASAAKRLPLVQMGFVQYLTPIMQLLTGVFILGEPMPPERLIGFAIVWIALLVLTVDLVWAARASRLRIANDMPTARSENILET; encoded by the coding sequence GTGAGTTCTTCAGAGAAGCCCGGGCCGACGAGGTCCGGGCTTTTCTATGCCCTGGGGGCCTACCTGCTCTGGGGCCTGCTGCCGGTCTACTTCGTGCTGCTGGCGCCCACCGGCCCCTTCGAGATCGTCGCGTGGCGGGTGCTCTTCTCGCTGGTGTTCTGCCTGCTGATCATCGTTGCGCTGAGGCGCTGGCGCCAGTTCGCGGCGGTGTTCCGCCAGCCCCGGCTGGTGCTCATCATGGGCGCGGCCGGTGTGCTCATCTACATCAACTGGCAGACCTTCGTCATCGCGGCGACCAGCGGCCAGATCGTCGAATCCTCCCTCGGCTACTTCATCAACCCGATCGTCACGATCCTGCTCGGCGTGTTCTTCCTGCGCGAGCGGCTCCGGCCCCTGCAATGGGTGTCGCTCGGCATCAGCGGCGTGGCGGTCGTCGTGCTCACCGTCGGCTACGGCGCGGTGCCCTGGATCTCGCTCATCATCGCGTTCTCGTTCGGCCTCTACGGCCTGGTCAAGAAACAGGTCGGCCCCCGCATCGACGCGGTGAACGGTCTCACGCTCGAGTCGATGTGGCTCGCACCTCTGATGGTCATCCAACTCGTCTTCGTCGGAGCGACCACAGGCGTCACGTTCGGGCAGGGCAGCGGCTGGCACACGGTCGGGCTGGTCGCCGCCGGGGCGGTCACGGCGGTGCCTCTGCTGCTCTTCGCGTCGGCGGCGAAGCGGCTGCCGCTCGTGCAGATGGGCTTCGTGCAGTACCTGACGCCGATCATGCAGCTGCTGACCGGGGTCTTCATCCTCGGCGAACCCATGCCGCCCGAGCGGCTCATCGGGTTCGCGATCGTCTGGATCGCGCTGCTCGTGCTGACCGTCGACCTCGTGTGGGCGGCCCGGGCATCCCGGTTACGAATTGCTAACGATATGCCGACGGCACGTTCAGAAAACATCCTCGAAACATAA
- a CDS encoding class I SAM-dependent methyltransferase, with amino-acid sequence MQRTELEQLMTTEGLNLLDSLPPYTNGANIVRSVADLRKRGYPAALVGAVMTQARLRARATAKFGDFADRMLFTEAGLEQATRLNVAALHAGRFRTAGVTRVADLGCGIGADALAFAGLGLTVTAVERDEVTAAIASYNLAPFDTATVEHGDAESFDVSRVDGLYFDPARRTAGHTNTSRLNDPADYSPSLDHVFRLAERMPVGVKLGPGLDRDLLPADAEAQWVSVDGHVVETGLWFGALAREGIRRSALVIANGRTDELHAAVDSDDVDAGALGDYLYEPDGSVIRARLIGDLARTMGARMVTEQIAYLTADSLVETPFASAFRVREVFPFNVSSLKKELKSRGIGRLEIKKRGVDIDPATLRPKLALQGTEEATLFVTRVGGRHSAILADRVG; translated from the coding sequence ATGCAGAGAACCGAGCTCGAACAGCTGATGACGACCGAGGGGCTGAATCTGCTCGACTCCCTTCCGCCCTACACGAACGGGGCGAACATCGTGCGCTCGGTGGCCGACCTGCGGAAGCGCGGCTACCCTGCAGCGCTGGTCGGTGCGGTCATGACCCAGGCCCGCCTGAGGGCCCGCGCAACGGCCAAGTTCGGCGATTTCGCCGACCGGATGCTCTTCACCGAGGCCGGGCTCGAACAGGCCACCCGCCTGAACGTCGCCGCCCTGCACGCCGGCCGTTTCCGCACCGCAGGCGTCACCCGCGTCGCCGACCTCGGTTGCGGCATCGGCGCCGACGCCCTCGCCTTCGCCGGGCTCGGGCTCACCGTCACAGCGGTCGAACGCGACGAGGTCACGGCCGCCATCGCCTCCTACAACCTCGCCCCCTTCGACACAGCGACCGTCGAGCACGGCGACGCCGAGTCATTCGACGTCTCCCGCGTCGACGGTCTCTACTTCGACCCCGCGAGGCGCACCGCCGGGCACACCAACACGTCGCGCCTCAACGACCCAGCCGACTACAGTCCGTCGCTCGACCATGTCTTCCGCCTTGCCGAACGGATGCCCGTGGGAGTCAAGCTCGGCCCGGGCCTCGACCGCGACCTGCTGCCCGCGGACGCCGAGGCGCAGTGGGTCTCCGTCGACGGGCACGTGGTGGAGACGGGGCTGTGGTTCGGCGCGCTGGCCCGGGAGGGCATCCGGCGTTCCGCGCTGGTGATCGCGAACGGGCGCACCGACGAGCTGCACGCCGCAGTCGACTCAGACGACGTGGACGCGGGCGCGCTCGGGGACTACCTCTACGAGCCCGACGGCAGCGTCATCCGGGCCCGGCTGATCGGCGACCTCGCGCGAACCATGGGCGCGCGGATGGTCACGGAGCAGATCGCCTATCTGACCGCCGACAGCCTGGTCGAGACTCCGTTCGCCTCGGCGTTCCGGGTGCGGGAGGTGTTTCCTTTCAACGTCTCATCGCTGAAGAAGGAGCTGAAGTCCCGCGGCATCGGTCGCCTCGAGATCAAGAAGCGCGGGGTCGACATCGACCCGGCGACGCTCCGGCCGAAGCTCGCCCTGCAGGGCACGGAGGAGGCCACGCTGTTCGTCACGCGGGTCGGCGGGCGACACAGCGCGATCCTCGCCGATCGCGTGGGGTAG
- a CDS encoding DUF4190 domain-containing protein encodes MTTPASYSAPGAPARKTNVISIVALVVSIVGFTVIGIVLGFIGLNQVKKTGEAGRGLAIAAIIIGFVELALLIIYIIVVVVIVGASAASGNY; translated from the coding sequence ATGACTACACCCGCCTCATATTCCGCACCCGGAGCACCCGCTCGTAAGACGAACGTCATCTCGATCGTGGCGCTTGTCGTCTCGATCGTCGGCTTCACGGTCATCGGGATCGTGCTCGGTTTCATCGGGCTCAACCAGGTGAAGAAGACCGGTGAGGCCGGCCGCGGTCTCGCCATCGCTGCCATCATCATCGGTTTCGTCGAACTGGCGCTGCTGATCATCTACATCATCGTTGTGGTGGTCATCGTCGGCGCCTCTGCCGCGTCGGGCAACTACTAG